In the genome of Ignavibacteriales bacterium, one region contains:
- the rsgA gene encoding ribosome small subunit-dependent GTPase A → MCRIESKDYYFISDEGENLRCSLPGKFKKDLLHKKDKLYNTDIVVVGDRVEIQLNNDNTGVITSINPRNNYLSRKAPKLKGAGVRGERLEQIIASNIDELFVVTSVDEPVFNNKVVDRFLVLAESSQIPASIIINKSDLIRDEQMDFWIDLYTGIGYRVFLTSVTSNIGIDQLKSEIKSKVSLFFGHSGVGKSSLLNIVFPGFNLATGNVSTFTVKGTHTTVTATMLKTDIDTYVIDTPGIREIEPFGVSKENLGHYYIEFTKFSNNCRFNTCTHSHEPGCAVITAVDDGLISTERYESYLRLLETVETDIHF, encoded by the coding sequence ATCTGCAGAATTGAGAGTAAGGATTATTACTTCATAAGTGATGAGGGGGAAAATCTACGCTGTTCACTGCCGGGAAAATTCAAAAAAGATCTACTTCACAAAAAAGATAAACTCTATAACACGGATATTGTTGTTGTTGGAGACAGAGTTGAAATTCAATTAAACAATGACAACACAGGAGTTATCACTTCAATTAATCCTAGGAATAATTATTTATCTCGTAAAGCCCCAAAACTGAAAGGCGCAGGTGTAAGAGGTGAAAGACTTGAACAGATTATCGCTTCTAACATCGATGAGTTGTTTGTTGTTACAAGCGTCGATGAACCGGTATTTAACAACAAGGTTGTAGACAGGTTTCTTGTTCTTGCAGAAAGTTCACAGATACCTGCAAGTATCATCATCAACAAATCCGATTTAATTCGTGATGAACAAATGGATTTCTGGATTGATCTTTATACAGGCATTGGCTACCGGGTTTTTCTTACGAGCGTAACATCCAATATTGGAATAGATCAGCTAAAATCTGAAATCAAATCAAAAGTCAGTTTGTTCTTTGGTCATTCAGGTGTTGGAAAATCATCGCTGCTTAATATTGTATTTCCGGGTTTTAATCTTGCGACAGGTAATGTTTCAACATTCACTGTTAAAGGGACGCATACCACAGTAACCGCAACGATGCTTAAAACAGATATTGATACTTATGTTATAGATACTCCGGGCATTCGCGAAATTGAACCTTTTGGTGTGAGTAAAGAAAACCTTGGTCATTATTATATTGAGTTCACAAAGTTCAGCAATAATTGCAGATTTAATACCTGTACTCACAGCCACGAACCCGGTTGTGCCGTTATAACAGCAGTGGATGATGGGCTTATCAGCACAGAAAGATATGAAAGTTACTTAAGATTATTGGAGACTGTGGAAACTGACATCCATTTTTAG
- a CDS encoding tetratricopeptide repeat protein: MYRTLILILALFIAGCASESKIGKSEDTGSNEKVISAGDSKKKALEHFIAGSTAETKGDYATAILEFQDALRLDPDAGIHYALAKNYLYLNRLPLALQHSKKSVEMDSTPVEYYELLADIFSVTRQYDSAAVVLEKLISKDSLRFNSYYKLARIYETSKPLQAITIYERLSAIVGPEWSILVRVAELYEQLGRNEDAIRTIEELLEIDPANIPLQKLLSELYQRVKRYDEAIAVIEEILELTPDDLDARERKAQIFIEQGNWNAAADEYSYFLSNKDIPLESKIRIGSAYFARSLNDSTLTPTTKKFFETIDKDTTDWQVKMFLGAIAINEKNDSSAIKYFEEVTQLANWNVEGWIRLGGLYFDNGKYKEAAKLMHEAILQFPDEFAINLILGLSLAQDNQHEQALEHLKKSVDLNPQDLNALSAYAYTLSQLKQNEDAISYLKKALLISPDDVNILGTLGLIYNSLEMWNECDSTYSRALEIDSMNALVNNNYAYSLSERGVNLEAALSMVKISIEAEPDNTSYLDTIGWVYYKLGNYEQAKHYLEKAIEIGGERPVMLDHLGDVLFKMGQREYALELWQKAYDLDTSNQEIKTKIEKGEI; the protein is encoded by the coding sequence ATGTACAGAACTCTGATTTTAATATTGGCACTTTTTATCGCGGGTTGTGCCTCGGAAAGTAAAATAGGTAAAAGTGAAGATACCGGATCAAATGAAAAGGTTATTTCCGCAGGCGACTCAAAGAAAAAAGCTCTGGAACATTTTATTGCCGGTTCTACTGCTGAAACTAAAGGTGATTATGCAACCGCAATTCTAGAATTTCAGGATGCACTACGCTTGGATCCTGATGCTGGCATTCATTACGCTCTTGCAAAAAATTATTTATACCTGAACAGATTGCCGCTTGCTCTTCAGCATTCCAAAAAATCAGTTGAAATGGATTCAACCCCAGTTGAGTATTATGAATTACTTGCGGATATTTTCTCAGTAACAAGACAATATGATTCTGCGGCAGTAGTACTTGAAAAATTAATTAGTAAAGATTCGTTAAGATTCAATTCTTATTACAAGCTTGCACGCATTTATGAAACTTCAAAACCATTGCAGGCAATAACAATCTATGAAAGACTTTCTGCTATTGTTGGACCCGAGTGGAGTATCCTTGTCCGTGTTGCAGAACTTTATGAACAGCTTGGCAGGAATGAAGATGCTATAAGAACTATTGAAGAATTGTTGGAAATTGATCCTGCAAATATCCCGCTTCAAAAACTACTTTCTGAGTTGTACCAAAGAGTTAAACGCTATGATGAAGCCATCGCGGTAATTGAAGAAATTCTTGAATTAACTCCTGATGATCTGGATGCCCGTGAAAGAAAAGCACAAATATTTATTGAGCAGGGTAATTGGAATGCAGCAGCGGATGAATATTCTTATTTCCTTAGTAACAAAGATATTCCACTCGAATCAAAAATAAGGATTGGTTCGGCTTACTTTGCACGTTCGCTTAATGACAGCACATTAACACCCACAACCAAAAAGTTTTTTGAAACGATTGATAAAGATACAACCGACTGGCAGGTGAAAATGTTTCTCGGTGCCATTGCCATAAACGAAAAAAATGATTCCAGCGCAATCAAATATTTTGAAGAAGTTACACAACTTGCTAACTGGAATGTTGAAGGATGGATAAGACTTGGCGGACTTTATTTTGATAACGGAAAATATAAAGAAGCCGCAAAGTTAATGCACGAAGCAATTCTTCAATTTCCTGATGAGTTTGCAATCAACTTAATATTGGGATTATCACTGGCTCAGGATAATCAGCACGAGCAGGCACTTGAACATCTTAAAAAATCTGTTGATCTGAACCCGCAGGATTTGAATGCTCTCTCAGCTTATGCTTACACATTAAGCCAGCTTAAACAAAATGAAGATGCTATAAGTTATCTTAAAAAAGCACTGTTAATCAGTCCGGATGATGTAAACATATTAGGTACACTGGGCTTGATATACAATTCACTTGAGATGTGGAATGAGTGTGACAGCACTTACTCAAGAGCGCTTGAAATAGATTCTATGAACGCGTTGGTAAATAACAATTATGCATATTCACTTTCAGAAAGAGGAGTGAATCTTGAAGCTGCATTAAGTATGGTCAAGATCTCAATCGAAGCTGAACCAGACAACACTTCTTACCTTGATACTATAGGCTGGGTTTACTATAAACTTGGAAATTACGAACAGGCAAAACATTATCTTGAAAAAGCTATTGAAATAGGAGGTGAAAGACCTGTGATGCTCGATCATCTCGGAGATGTTCTGTTCAAGATGGGACAGCGCGAATACGCTTTGGAACTATGGCAGAAGGCTTATGATCTTGATACAAGTAACCAGGAAATCAAAACAAAAATTGAAAAAGGTGAAATTTGA
- a CDS encoding DUF4292 domain-containing protein yields MKKYFVILIALLNTIILFDGCVPSKPTEEVEILSSERLINKLEVNRRRIKNFEGTGTLTVKSNQLDNPASFRVVLQKPDSIYLSIMGPFGIELAQALVTNDNFIFYDVLQNTSYEGKPDDDVLRTIFKINLGFNELMDSFIGSVNLTENLYKNPDDYEVVYDKYLLTYVDREREKVSKYEVDVRELAITNYKITDLKGEVLLEGQYSKFNTLETVAIPYHIIVQNKTENQRVTIDYKNVRTNGNDIYIDFKLPGDVTRIKW; encoded by the coding sequence TTGAAAAAGTACTTTGTAATTCTTATTGCTTTACTCAACACAATAATTTTATTTGATGGATGTGTTCCTTCAAAACCAACTGAGGAAGTTGAGATTCTTTCATCTGAAAGATTAATCAATAAACTTGAAGTGAACAGAAGACGTATAAAAAATTTTGAAGGTACCGGTACCTTGACGGTTAAATCGAACCAGTTAGATAACCCAGCTTCATTTCGTGTGGTACTTCAAAAGCCTGATTCAATCTATCTTTCTATAATGGGTCCGTTCGGGATTGAACTCGCTCAGGCATTAGTGACAAATGATAATTTTATCTTTTATGATGTACTTCAGAATACATCCTATGAAGGCAAACCTGATGATGACGTGTTGAGAACCATATTTAAAATTAATCTTGGCTTTAATGAATTGATGGACTCTTTCATCGGTTCAGTTAATCTGACAGAAAATCTTTATAAAAATCCGGACGATTATGAAGTTGTATATGATAAGTACCTGCTTACCTATGTCGACAGGGAAAGAGAGAAGGTGAGTAAGTATGAAGTTGATGTGAGGGAACTCGCTATCACAAACTACAAAATAACTGATCTTAAGGGTGAAGTATTATTAGAGGGTCAATATTCCAAATTCAATACTCTCGAAACAGTAGCTATTCCATATCATATTATCGTTCAGAATAAAACAGAAAACCAGCGCGTTACTATCGATTATAAAAATGTCAGAACTAACGGGAATGATATCTATATTGATTTCAAACTACCCGGTGATGTGACAAGGATTAAATGGTAA